One genomic segment of Burkholderiales bacterium includes these proteins:
- a CDS encoding MFS transporter yields MFASLVGRIPISVTALAILLFVQARSGSFASAGAISAAYVLGLACASPLVGRLVDRRGPRGILMTTALIYPAALLLLIPLVGSNAHPAWIAAAAALAGAALPPVTVCLRALFPQLLADDQLLQTAYALDSALVEMIFIAGPILVAGFIVLAYPQGALYLAATCGAIGSIIFLRSAAVRHWTLHEIEPDRSLLGPLRDRQLLALFAATLLYAGAFGLFEVGVSALAANQNRPAAAGLILGAASIGSTVGALIYGSRTWQPAVTAQFLAALVLMALGIAAVAPITDLYWFAAIAIFACAPMSVALAAESTLISRLAQPTMLTESFTWMGTFLLTGVSSGIAAGGLLVDRFPPLYVFIAAAAATGFAALLAWLNLDPVPSAAARFSGAEKSDDSAQF; encoded by the coding sequence GTGTTCGCTTCGCTTGTCGGGCGCATTCCGATCAGCGTTACGGCGCTGGCCATTCTGCTGTTCGTGCAGGCTCGCTCCGGCTCGTTCGCCAGCGCCGGCGCGATCAGCGCGGCTTACGTGTTGGGGCTGGCGTGCGCATCGCCGCTGGTCGGCCGGCTGGTCGATCGCCGCGGACCGCGCGGAATCCTGATGACGACCGCGCTGATTTATCCGGCGGCATTGCTGTTGCTGATCCCGCTGGTCGGCAGCAACGCGCATCCGGCGTGGATCGCCGCTGCGGCCGCCCTTGCCGGCGCTGCGCTGCCGCCGGTTACGGTTTGCCTGCGCGCGCTGTTCCCGCAGCTCTTGGCCGACGATCAGTTGCTGCAAACGGCTTACGCGCTCGATTCGGCGCTGGTGGAGATGATTTTTATCGCCGGCCCGATCCTGGTTGCGGGTTTTATTGTGCTGGCTTATCCGCAAGGCGCGTTATATCTGGCCGCTACTTGCGGCGCGATCGGCAGCATTATCTTCCTGCGCAGCGCGGCTGTGCGACACTGGACTTTGCATGAGATCGAACCCGATCGAAGCCTGCTCGGGCCGCTGCGCGACCGGCAGCTTCTAGCGCTGTTCGCCGCGACGCTGCTTTATGCGGGCGCGTTCGGCCTCTTTGAAGTCGGGGTATCGGCGCTGGCCGCGAACCAGAATCGCCCCGCGGCGGCGGGCTTGATTCTGGGCGCAGCCAGCATCGGCAGCACGGTGGGCGCGCTGATTTACGGCAGCCGCACCTGGCAGCCGGCTGTCACCGCGCAATTCCTCGCGGCATTGGTGCTGATGGCTTTGGGCATCGCAGCAGTCGCGCCGATCACCGATCTTTACTGGTTTGCGGCGATCGCCATCTTTGCCTGCGCGCCGATGTCGGTCGCGCTCGCCGCGGAATCGACCTTGATCTCGCGGCTGGCGCAGCCTACCATGCTGACCGAAAGCTTTACCTGGATGGGGACGTTCCTGCTGACCGGCGTCAGCTCAGGGATCGCTGCGGGCGGCCTGCTCGTCGACAGGTTCCCGCCGCTGTACGTTTTTATCGCCGCCGCGGCTGCGACCGGCTTCGCCGCTTTGCTCGCCTGGCTGAATCTCGACCCGGTTCCGTCGGCTGCAGCCCGGTTTTCCGGGGCGGAGAAATCAGACGACAGCGCTCAGTTTTGA
- the ntrC gene encoding nitrogen regulation protein NR(I) — protein MKSVWVVDDDRSIRWVFEKALTRESIAFRTFASAQEARDALAIATPQVVVSDIRMPGGSGLELLQTLRSSHPQIPVIIMTAYSDLESAVSAFQGGAYEYLPKPFDVDHAIELIRRALEESLRQAATVSEPLVAGTDILGQAPAMQEVFRAIGRLSQSHSTVLINGESGTGKELVARALHRHGPRAQQPFIAINTAAIPKDLLESELFGHERGAFTGAQSMRRGRFEQADGGTLFLDEIGDMPADLQTRLLRVLSDGHFYRVGGHQTIKANVRIIAATHQDLDQRVKLGLFREDLFHRLNVIRLRLPPLRERREDIGLLARFFLQKSAHALGVEAKRFSDAALKFLALHDFPGNVRQIENLCHWLTVMAPGQTIELLDLPAELRAERGAELAPDWQTALGAVVDHALKHGERGLHAELSRQFETVLITTALSHTGGRRVEAAALLGMGRNTLTRKIQELGIDAEPAPGASGATEQPDAASPE, from the coding sequence GTGAAATCGGTCTGGGTCGTCGACGATGACCGCTCGATAAGGTGGGTGTTCGAAAAAGCGCTGACGCGCGAAAGCATCGCGTTCCGGACGTTTGCTTCCGCGCAGGAAGCGCGCGATGCGCTCGCGATCGCGACGCCGCAGGTCGTCGTCAGCGATATCCGCATGCCGGGCGGTTCCGGCCTCGAACTGCTGCAAACGCTGCGCAGCAGCCATCCGCAGATTCCAGTCATCATCATGACGGCTTACTCGGATCTCGAATCGGCCGTTTCCGCGTTTCAGGGCGGCGCCTATGAATACCTGCCCAAACCGTTCGATGTCGATCACGCCATCGAGCTCATTCGCCGCGCCTTGGAAGAAAGTCTGCGGCAGGCTGCAACGGTCAGCGAGCCGCTGGTGGCCGGCACCGACATACTCGGCCAGGCGCCGGCGATGCAGGAGGTATTCCGCGCCATCGGCCGTTTGTCACAATCGCATTCGACCGTGTTGATCAACGGTGAATCGGGTACCGGCAAGGAACTGGTGGCTCGCGCGCTGCATCGCCACGGCCCGCGCGCCCAGCAGCCCTTCATCGCAATCAACACTGCCGCGATTCCAAAGGATCTGCTTGAATCGGAATTGTTCGGCCACGAACGCGGCGCCTTCACCGGTGCGCAAAGCATGCGCCGCGGACGTTTCGAACAGGCCGACGGCGGCACCCTGTTCCTCGATGAGATCGGGGACATGCCGGCCGATCTGCAAACTCGGCTGCTGCGCGTCTTGTCGGACGGGCATTTTTACCGCGTCGGCGGCCATCAGACGATCAAGGCCAATGTGCGCATCATCGCCGCGACCCATCAGGATCTCGATCAGCGCGTCAAGCTCGGCCTGTTCCGCGAGGATTTGTTTCATCGCCTGAATGTCATCCGCCTGCGTCTGCCGCCGTTGCGCGAGCGGCGCGAGGATATCGGCCTTTTGGCCAGGTTTTTTTTGCAAAAAAGCGCGCACGCGCTCGGCGTCGAGGCCAAGCGCTTTTCCGATGCCGCGCTGAAGTTTCTCGCCTTGCACGATTTCCCGGGAAACGTTCGCCAAATCGAAAACCTGTGTCATTGGCTGACCGTGATGGCGCCCGGGCAGACCATCGAGCTGCTCGATCTGCCGGCCGAACTGCGCGCCGAACGCGGGGCGGAGCTGGCGCCGGATTGGCAAACGGCGCTCGGAGCCGTGGTCGATCACGCCCTGAAGCACGGCGAGCGCGGCCTGCACGCCGAGTTATCGCGGCAATTCGAAACCGTGCTGATCACGACAGCGCTATCGCATACCGGCGGTCGCAGGGTCGAAGCGGCGGCGCTGCTCGGCATGGGCCGCAATACCTTGACGCGAAAAATTCAGGAACTCGGAATCGATGCGGAGCCAGCGCCGGGCGCTTCGGGTGCGACCGAACAACCGGATGCGGCTTCCCCCGAATAG
- a CDS encoding rhodanese-like domain-containing protein — MSSISEILKAAQDRAKEMSLPYEGALLPGEAFELMQQAPGAKLVDVRTQAEWDWVGRVPGAVEIEWMSYPGMVPNEVFMQELGRQVDKESLVMFMCRSGARSHHAAMAATEAGFPDCYNVLEGFEGDKDADRHRNSTGGWKAAGLPWIQN; from the coding sequence ATGAGTAGCATCAGCGAAATCCTGAAAGCCGCGCAAGATCGCGCGAAAGAAATGAGCTTGCCTTACGAAGGCGCACTCCTGCCCGGCGAGGCCTTTGAATTGATGCAGCAAGCGCCAGGCGCAAAACTGGTCGACGTCCGCACCCAGGCCGAGTGGGATTGGGTCGGGCGCGTGCCGGGCGCTGTCGAAATCGAGTGGATGAGTTATCCCGGCATGGTGCCCAACGAAGTTTTCATGCAGGAATTGGGGCGGCAGGTCGACAAGGAATCGCTGGTCATGTTCATGTGCCGCAGCGGCGCACGTTCGCACCACGCGGCGATGGCCGCGACTGAAGCCGGTTTCCCGGATTGCTACAACGTGCTGGAAGGATTCGAAGGCGACAAGGATGCCGATCGACATCGCAACAGCACGGGCGGCTGGAAAGCGGCCGGTCTGCCGTGGATTCAAAACTGA
- a CDS encoding DUF4124 domain-containing protein produces the protein MKGNYLYFLIATAAVGALAAGSAAAETCKYEDASGKVTYSNVAIKGAKKIQCFEPPAAPPAGAARQAKVAPSDANVPGLPNVDSDTQKRRDEARRKILESELVLEQKLLAESQQALTEGEAVRLGNEKNYQKYLDRIQELKDNVGLHEKNVAALKQEIANIK, from the coding sequence ATGAAAGGCAATTATCTGTATTTCCTCATCGCGACAGCGGCCGTAGGCGCATTGGCGGCCGGGTCTGCCGCCGCTGAAACCTGCAAGTACGAGGACGCGTCGGGCAAGGTCACGTATTCCAATGTTGCGATCAAGGGGGCAAAGAAGATTCAATGTTTCGAACCGCCGGCCGCGCCGCCCGCGGGCGCAGCCCGCCAGGCCAAGGTCGCGCCGAGCGACGCCAACGTACCGGGCCTGCCCAACGTCGATAGCGATACGCAAAAAAGGCGCGACGAAGCGCGCCGCAAAATTCTTGAATCGGAGCTTGTGCTCGAACAAAAACTGCTTGCGGAATCGCAGCAGGCATTGACCGAAGGCGAAGCCGTGCGCCTCGGCAACGAAAAGAATTACCAGAAGTATCTCGACCGCATCCAGGAATTGAAGGACAACGTCGGCCTGCACGAAAAAAATGTCGCGGCGCTGAAGCAGGAGATCGCGAACATCAAGTAG
- a CDS encoding PAS domain-containing protein, whose product MQPAVASAFFPGLEVLSTAVVLLGDDLVIRYANPAAETLFEVSCKSIAGQRLDQVFPYDGALAAIILNARTQDCSFTEHDLTLGLASHALLHLSCTFTPFELSHRSAQEGTTGSANRRVYRGANWLENRRAIWRGLLGEFRPISQQLKIAREERLLDQSQSNRDLMRNLAHEIKNPLGGIRGAAQLLERELGRPQLREYTQVIIKESDRLQTLMDRLLAPHRPPQLVEFNIHEALERVRSLILAESPERIRVIRDYDVSIPPLLGDPEQIIQALLNIARNAAQAIAGAGAITLKSRVIRQVTLARVRYRHALALQIIDDGPGIPEAIRDRIFDPLVSGREDGSGLGLTVAQTFINQHQGTIAFDSAPGTTCFTIMLPMAENAESKRIT is encoded by the coding sequence ATGCAGCCCGCCGTCGCTTCCGCTTTTTTCCCCGGCCTTGAAGTCCTTTCAACAGCCGTCGTGCTGCTGGGTGACGACCTCGTCATCCGCTACGCGAACCCGGCCGCGGAAACCCTGTTCGAAGTCAGTTGCAAAAGCATCGCCGGCCAGCGTCTCGATCAGGTTTTCCCGTACGACGGCGCGCTCGCCGCAATCATCCTGAATGCGCGGACCCAGGATTGCAGTTTCACCGAGCACGACCTCACGCTCGGCCTTGCCAGTCATGCGCTGCTGCACCTGAGCTGCACGTTCACGCCGTTCGAATTGTCGCACCGGTCCGCGCAGGAGGGCACGACTGGAAGCGCGAATCGGCGCGTGTATCGAGGCGCGAATTGGCTTGAGAATCGGCGTGCGATTTGGCGCGGCCTGCTCGGCGAATTTCGTCCCATCTCGCAGCAACTCAAAATCGCGCGCGAGGAACGCCTGCTCGATCAAAGCCAGTCCAATCGCGATTTGATGCGCAACCTCGCGCATGAAATCAAAAATCCGCTCGGCGGCATTCGCGGCGCCGCGCAGTTGCTGGAACGCGAGCTTGGCCGCCCGCAATTGCGCGAATACACACAGGTCATCATCAAGGAATCGGATCGGCTGCAGACACTGATGGACAGATTGCTGGCGCCGCACCGGCCGCCGCAACTCGTCGAATTCAATATTCACGAAGCGCTCGAAAGAGTGCGCAGCCTGATTCTGGCGGAATCGCCGGAGCGCATCCGCGTCATCCGCGATTATGACGTCAGCATTCCCCCGCTGCTGGGCGATCCGGAGCAGATCATCCAGGCGCTATTGAATATCGCGCGCAATGCAGCGCAAGCGATCGCCGGCGCCGGCGCCATCACCCTGAAGAGCCGCGTGATCCGCCAGGTCACGCTGGCGCGCGTACGCTATCGGCACGCGCTCGCGCTGCAGATAATCGACGATGGGCCCGGCATACCGGAAGCGATTCGCGACCGCATTTTCGATCCCCTGGTATCCGGGCGTGAAGACGGCAGCGGCCTCGGGCTCACCGTCGCGCAAACTTTTATCAACCAGCACCAGGGTACGATCGCGTTCGACAGCGCCCCCGGTACAACCTGTTTCACTATCATGCTGCCGATGGCGGAAAACGCAGAATCAAAACGAATCACATGA
- the glnA gene encoding type I glutamate--ammonia ligase: MPVADVLKMIKDKKVEFVDLRFTDTRGKEQHVTVPARLFDKSKFEDGHAFDGSSIAGWKGIHASDMLLMPDADAAYIDPFLADTTLLVTCDVVEPTDGKGYDRDPRSIAKRGEAYLKSTGIGDTAYFGPEPEFFIFDSVRWNVDMSGCFVKIECEEAPWSSGDSFEHGNTGHRPAIKGGYFPVPPVDSLQDIRSEMCRRMEEMGVEVEVHHHEVGGAGQCEIGTRFGTLVKRADAMQRLKYVVHNVAHAYGKTATFMAKPVVGDNGSGMHVHQSLWKGSKNLFSGNGYAGLSETALFYIGGIIKHAKALNAITNPGTNSYKRLVPGFEAPINLAYSARNRSAACRIPYVSNPKSRRVEVRFPDPTANPYLAFTAMMMAGLDGIQNKIHPGDPIDKNLYDLPPEEAKAIPHVCSSLQQALECLEQDREFLTRGGVFSDDMIDGYIELKNEELTQFMMTTHPIEFAMYYSL, translated from the coding sequence ATGCCGGTAGCCGATGTTTTGAAGATGATCAAGGACAAGAAGGTCGAATTCGTCGATCTGCGTTTCACCGATACGCGCGGCAAGGAACAGCACGTTACCGTTCCGGCGCGGCTGTTCGACAAGAGCAAGTTCGAAGACGGTCATGCTTTCGATGGCTCGTCGATCGCCGGCTGGAAAGGCATACACGCCTCCGACATGCTGCTGATGCCCGATGCCGACGCAGCCTACATCGACCCGTTTCTTGCCGATACCACGCTGCTCGTGACCTGCGACGTGGTCGAGCCGACCGATGGCAAAGGCTATGATCGGGATCCGCGCTCGATCGCAAAGCGCGGCGAGGCGTATCTGAAATCGACCGGCATTGGCGACACCGCTTATTTCGGCCCCGAGCCCGAGTTTTTCATTTTCGACTCGGTACGCTGGAATGTCGATATGTCCGGCTGCTTCGTCAAGATCGAGTGCGAAGAAGCGCCGTGGTCCAGCGGCGATTCGTTCGAGCACGGCAACACCGGCCACCGCCCCGCCATCAAGGGCGGCTACTTCCCGGTGCCGCCGGTCGATTCCCTGCAGGACATCCGCTCGGAAATGTGCCGCCGCATGGAAGAAATGGGCGTCGAAGTCGAAGTCCATCACCACGAAGTCGGCGGCGCCGGCCAATGTGAGATCGGCACGCGCTTCGGTACGCTGGTCAAACGCGCCGATGCCATGCAGCGCCTGAAATACGTCGTACACAACGTCGCTCACGCTTACGGCAAAACGGCGACCTTTATGGCGAAGCCGGTGGTCGGCGACAACGGCTCGGGGATGCACGTGCACCAGTCGCTGTGGAAAGGCAGCAAGAATCTGTTTTCCGGAAACGGTTATGCCGGCCTTTCGGAGACCGCCCTGTTTTACATCGGCGGCATCATCAAGCACGCCAAGGCGCTGAATGCGATAACCAACCCGGGCACCAATTCGTACAAGCGCCTGGTGCCGGGCTTCGAGGCGCCGATCAATCTCGCCTATTCCGCGCGCAACCGATCGGCCGCTTGCCGCATTCCTTACGTCAGTAATCCGAAGTCGCGCCGCGTCGAAGTGCGCTTCCCGGATCCGACCGCCAATCCCTATCTCGCTTTCACGGCGATGATGATGGCCGGGCTCGACGGGATCCAGAACAAGATTCATCCCGGCGATCCGATCGACAAGAATCTGTACGACTTGCCGCCCGAAGAAGCCAAGGCGATCCCGCACGTGTGCTCGTCTCTGCAGCAGGCGCTCGAATGCCTCGAGCAGGACCGCGAGTTCCTGACCCGCGGCGGCGTGTTTTCGGACGACATGATCGACGGCTATATCGAACTGAAAAACGAAGAGTTGACCCAGTTCATGATGACCACGCATCCAATCGAATTCGCGATGTACTACAGCTTGTAG